A genomic segment from Leptolyngbyaceae cyanobacterium encodes:
- a CDS encoding multicopper oxidase domain-containing protein, producing the protein MGNHLLPEKGKPWSRRQLLQLGLAGGIGMAGAAVALQTLTAKRIPQVKVPPLPGDTPSFGNSISPMAMLRDFDYGTVKRENGRTIREFRITAETSTLQLNSAVTFNTWNCNGRVPGPTLRAQEGDRIRVLFYNKGGHSHSLHFHGVHPSEMDGVKPIAHGKATIYEFDAEPYGLHLYHCHVEPVTRHIGKGLYGMFVIDPPGGRPPADEMVLIMSGYDINDDDRNELYAFNGLPHYYMHHPIPIYKDQLIRLYVLNMIEFEAAATFHLHANFFDVYRTGMTLTPSEKTDVITMGVAERHILEFAFRYPGKYMFHPHQDAIAEHGCMGEFEVIG; encoded by the coding sequence ATGGGTAATCACCTCCTGCCAGAAAAAGGAAAACCTTGGAGTCGCCGCCAACTATTGCAACTGGGATTGGCAGGCGGGATCGGTATGGCTGGTGCTGCTGTAGCATTGCAAACATTAACCGCCAAACGAATTCCTCAAGTGAAAGTGCCGCCCCTACCTGGCGATACACCTAGTTTTGGCAATAGCATTAGTCCGATGGCGATGCTGCGGGACTTCGACTACGGCACTGTTAAGCGAGAAAATGGCAGGACGATCCGCGAATTTCGGATAACGGCAGAAACTTCTACTTTACAACTGAATAGCGCTGTTACTTTTAATACTTGGAATTGTAACGGGCGAGTGCCTGGGCCAACTTTACGGGCGCAAGAAGGCGATCGCATTCGAGTTCTCTTTTACAACAAAGGCGGACATTCCCACTCACTGCACTTTCACGGCGTTCACCCCTCCGAAATGGATGGAGTAAAACCGATCGCGCATGGTAAAGCTACCATTTATGAATTCGATGCCGAACCTTATGGACTCCATCTTTATCACTGCCACGTCGAACCGGTAACTCGCCATATAGGGAAAGGACTTTACGGGATGTTCGTCATCGATCCTCCCGGTGGGCGTCCTCCAGCCGATGAGATGGTGCTGATCATGTCCGGCTACGATATCAACGACGACGATCGCAACGAACTTTATGCTTTTAATGGGTTGCCGCATTATTATATGCACCACCCCATCCCTATTTATAAAGATCAGCTAATTCGGTTGTACGTCCTCAACATGATTGAATTCGAGGCGGCGGCGACATTTCATTTACACGCTAACTTCTTTGATGTTTATCGCACCGGGATGACTCTCACTCCTTCTGAGAAAACCGATGTAATTACGATGGGAGTAGCCGAACGCCACATTCTGGAATTTGCTTTTCGCTATCCCGGTAAGTATATGTTCCATCCCCATCAAGATGCGATCGCCGAACACGGCTGCATGGGTGAATTTGAGGTGATTGGCTAA
- a CDS encoding ferritin-like domain-containing protein, whose product MRELDIKKATGLLNSIMEFELAGVVRYTHYSLMVTGPNRIPIVEFFKLQATESLTHAQQVGEILTGLEGHPTLRIAPMEETYKHTVRDILEESLAHERKALELYKSLLDTVEDASVYLEEFARTMIGQEEMHNIEIKKMLRDFS is encoded by the coding sequence ATGAGAGAACTAGACATAAAAAAAGCGACCGGCCTGCTAAATAGCATTATGGAATTTGAATTGGCAGGTGTGGTGCGTTATACCCATTATTCCCTAATGGTAACTGGCCCCAACCGAATTCCCATTGTAGAATTCTTCAAATTACAGGCAACTGAGTCCTTAACTCATGCTCAACAAGTAGGAGAAATTCTCACCGGTTTAGAAGGTCATCCCACTTTGCGGATCGCTCCTATGGAAGAGACTTATAAGCATACCGTGCGGGATATTTTAGAAGAAAGCCTAGCCCATGAAAGAAAAGCTTTAGAGCTTTATAAATCTTTGCTAGATACAGTTGAGGATGCCAGCGTTTATCTAGAAGAATTTGCCCGCACCATGATTGGGCAAGAAGAAATGCACAACATAGAAATCAAAAAAATGTTGCGAGATTTCAGTTAA
- a CDS encoding PDGLE domain-containing protein, with the protein MSMELDRQRNRAFVIAGLGVALLIAIFVSPFASSDPDGLDRVSQDLEFEDRAIEDAPAKKLPFYHVFEEYALRGVPEGVATPLAGLIGTLATFGLAWGIGKVAIRNSASSSSDDDVSTNSDPS; encoded by the coding sequence ATGAGTATGGAACTCGATCGTCAACGCAACCGTGCCTTCGTGATTGCTGGTTTAGGCGTGGCATTGCTAATTGCCATTTTTGTTTCTCCCTTCGCCAGTTCAGATCCGGATGGACTAGATAGAGTTTCTCAAGATTTGGAATTTGAAGATCGCGCGATCGAAGATGCACCAGCCAAAAAATTACCTTTTTATCATGTATTTGAAGAATACGCATTGAGAGGAGTCCCCGAAGGAGTAGCCACTCCTTTAGCAGGATTGATCGGCACTTTAGCAACCTTTGGTTTAGCTTGGGGTATTGGCAAGGTGGCTATTCGCAATTCTGCTTCATCTTCTAGTGATGATGATGTCTCAACCAATTCCGATCCTTCTTAA
- a CDS encoding response regulator encodes MITKQVLIVDDEERLRELVQACLEDLAGWATLSAKSGQEALKLVREEAAAIDAILLDISMPDMDGFTVYEELQANQASRAIPVVVLTAKVLPSDRARFAQMGIAGVITKPFDPITIGDEVAKILGWS; translated from the coding sequence ATGATTACTAAACAAGTATTAATAGTGGATGACGAAGAACGTCTGCGCGAACTAGTGCAAGCTTGCTTGGAAGATTTGGCAGGATGGGCAACGCTGAGCGCTAAATCGGGGCAAGAAGCTCTGAAACTCGTTCGCGAAGAAGCAGCAGCAATTGATGCCATCCTGTTAGATATATCAATGCCTGATATGGATGGGTTTACAGTTTATGAAGAACTTCAGGCAAATCAAGCCAGCCGAGCGATTCCAGTAGTAGTGCTAACGGCCAAAGTTTTGCCAAGCGATCGCGCTCGTTTTGCTCAAATGGGAATTGCCGGAGTGATTACCAAACCTTTCGATCCGATTACGATCGGCGATGAAGTCGCCAAAATCCTGGGTTGGTCGTAA
- a CDS encoding CsbD family protein, translated as MSIEDRLNAIAKNVEGKVQEAMSEVTGDPKDKVEGQAKQEQAAAMHAKEDLKDRAKEFIDRA; from the coding sequence ATGAGTATTGAAGATCGGCTAAACGCTATTGCCAAAAATGTGGAAGGCAAAGTGCAAGAAGCGATGAGCGAAGTTACTGGCGATCCCAAAGATAAAGTAGAAGGTCAAGCCAAGCAAGAGCAAGCAGCTGCTATGCACGCCAAAGAAGACCTCAAAGATAGAGCAAAAGAATTTATCGACAGAGCATAG
- a CDS encoding PAS domain S-box protein, which yields MRFDRRFLPYVVSIGSTAIALLLTLWLEPIVSPIISPLFYIAIIVSTWYGGFRPGMMTIVLSTIAIRYFFIFPPHQFRIEPPGDVLRLSIFLLVALVINLLTSHLLESKKKIAQLSQQVARENAEQLAMALSAAQMGIWNWNTVTGEIKWSPEHEQLFGLVPGTFDGRYETFEACVHPDDREEVTQTIQRALQDRRHYEQEFRVVWADGSIHWLEGRGRAFYDSAGRPVRMTGTIVNIDDEKQAEILLHQQYQQQRIVMEISQHIRRSLNLAEILQTTVEEVRQFLQVDRVIIFQFGRDWSGTVIVESVGAEWRAILSTQINDPCFNDRYVEPYKQGLVTAISDIYTEEIDACHLELLANFQVRANLVVPIVQGGELWGLLIAHHCAEPRSWQPSEIALMRQLATQAGIAIQQGTLVERLQIELGQRRETEAALRENERKFRQLAENIQEVFYLYTADYGELLYINGTYEVIWQRSAKTLYQNPLSFIDAIHPDDRDRVSDAFDLLLNGRADFQEEYRIIRPDGSIRWIYDRSSFVYDEAGEPYRVAGLATDITDRKQTEISLQQMNAQLEQRVAQRTAELTQVNALLQQELIQKEQLQQQLIQREKLLDSFFNAASAAHIGLSIHDRNLHYLKSNRALADINGCSIQTLLESTQPELLSQLGKKLMPLLNSVMETGQPISTEELSASNANQPELSRYWLVSCFPIFAQAQQPIAVGTILLEITDRKHSEQALQQANARLLEQTNKLELINQELQTTLETLQISEEELRNSHEQLETIALAAQLEQQRYQDLFNFAPDGYLVTDSNGVIQEANQAAGMLLGVNPPALVRKALSIYIAKQDRSLFRTHLNQCLSQLTYELTIQPHGGNSFPATVTLSTIRDGEDRPIGIRWLIKDMTERKQAQAKLQEAERRWRFLLENVQLAVVGLDLNGTLNYVNPFCLQITGYAESEVLGLNWFETFISPADRPQIQKIFSEILTSNAHTYYQNFIVTKSGEQRFIAWNNTLLRDLAGNAIGTIGIGEDITERRKIEQMKNEFLGIVSHELRTPLTAIRASLGLLQSGMYDNKPEKVKRLIEIAAIDSERLVRLVNDILDLERLESGRAILEKTTCKAADLMQQAVNAVQGIALPQNITLSIHPTDVEVWAASDAIVQVLTNLLTNGIKFSPPDTTITLQARRQNGLVLFQVSDRGRGIPADKLEAIFGRFQQVDASDSRDKGGTGLGLAICRSIIDRHGGRIWAESTLGIGSTFNFTLPLPSKQNNEL from the coding sequence ATGAGATTCGATCGGCGATTTTTGCCTTACGTAGTTTCGATTGGCTCGACCGCGATCGCTCTATTGCTGACCCTCTGGCTAGAACCGATCGTGTCGCCAATTATTAGTCCGCTTTTTTACATCGCCATCATTGTTAGTACCTGGTACGGTGGTTTCCGACCGGGAATGATGACGATCGTTCTTTCGACGATCGCTATTAGATATTTCTTTATTTTTCCTCCCCATCAATTTCGGATCGAGCCACCGGGAGATGTATTGCGCTTGAGTATTTTCCTATTGGTGGCGTTAGTAATTAATTTACTCACCAGCCATCTTCTGGAGAGCAAGAAAAAGATCGCCCAACTCAGTCAGCAAGTAGCGCGAGAGAATGCCGAACAACTGGCGATGGCGCTGTCTGCGGCTCAAATGGGCATCTGGAACTGGAATACGGTCACCGGAGAAATTAAATGGTCGCCGGAACACGAGCAGCTATTCGGCTTAGTTCCGGGAACCTTTGATGGCAGATATGAAACATTTGAAGCCTGCGTGCATCCGGACGATCGGGAGGAAGTAACACAAACCATACAACGGGCGCTGCAAGATCGCCGCCACTACGAGCAAGAATTTCGGGTTGTTTGGGCGGATGGCAGCATTCACTGGCTGGAAGGAAGGGGACGAGCTTTTTATGATTCGGCAGGGCGACCCGTGCGAATGACCGGCACGATCGTAAATATTGATGATGAGAAGCAGGCAGAAATTCTGCTGCATCAGCAATACCAGCAACAACGAATCGTCATGGAAATTAGCCAGCACATCCGAAGATCGCTCAATTTAGCTGAAATTCTCCAAACCACGGTAGAAGAAGTCCGCCAGTTTCTTCAGGTCGATCGCGTCATCATCTTCCAATTTGGGCGTGATTGGAGCGGAACGGTAATCGTAGAATCAGTCGGAGCGGAATGGAGAGCCATTTTATCTACGCAAATCAATGACCCTTGCTTTAACGATCGATATGTCGAACCCTATAAGCAAGGTTTAGTAACCGCCATATCAGATATCTACACAGAGGAAATCGATGCTTGTCACTTGGAACTGCTAGCGAATTTCCAAGTAAGGGCAAATTTGGTCGTTCCGATCGTTCAAGGCGGGGAACTGTGGGGATTACTGATCGCTCATCACTGTGCGGAACCTCGTTCGTGGCAACCTTCAGAAATTGCTCTGATGCGACAGCTAGCAACGCAAGCGGGTATTGCGATTCAGCAGGGCACGCTGGTAGAACGATTACAAATAGAATTAGGGCAACGTCGGGAAACGGAAGCTGCTCTGCGAGAAAACGAACGGAAATTTCGCCAACTGGCAGAAAATATTCAAGAAGTTTTCTATCTATATACCGCAGATTACGGCGAACTTCTCTACATCAATGGGACATACGAAGTGATCTGGCAGCGTTCTGCCAAAACTCTTTATCAAAATCCGCTTTCATTTATCGACGCCATTCACCCGGACGATCGCGATCGCGTTTCCGATGCTTTCGATCTCCTACTGAACGGACGGGCAGATTTTCAGGAAGAATACCGCATCATCCGTCCCGACGGTTCGATTCGTTGGATTTACGATCGTTCCTCTTTCGTCTACGACGAAGCGGGTGAACCGTATCGCGTTGCTGGACTGGCGACGGATATTACCGATCGCAAACAAACGGAGATCTCGCTGCAACAAATGAATGCCCAACTGGAACAAAGGGTAGCGCAACGAACGGCAGAACTAACGCAGGTCAACGCTCTCCTGCAACAAGAACTAATTCAAAAAGAACAGCTACAACAACAGCTAATTCAAAGAGAAAAACTATTAGATAGTTTCTTTAATGCCGCATCTGCTGCCCATATCGGGCTATCGATTCACGATCGAAACTTGCACTATCTCAAGAGCAACCGAGCATTAGCCGATATTAACGGCTGCTCTATCCAAACACTTTTAGAATCAACCCAACCAGAACTGTTATCGCAGCTGGGTAAAAAATTGATGCCACTGCTTAACAGCGTGATGGAGACGGGACAACCGATCAGCACGGAAGAATTATCTGCTTCTAATGCAAATCAGCCTGAATTGTCGCGTTACTGGTTGGTTTCTTGCTTTCCGATTTTTGCACAAGCCCAACAGCCGATCGCCGTGGGAACGATTTTACTCGAAATTACCGATCGCAAACATAGCGAACAAGCCCTTCAACAAGCTAATGCCCGCTTACTAGAGCAGACAAATAAGTTGGAACTAATCAATCAAGAATTGCAAACTACTCTAGAAACACTGCAAATTTCCGAGGAAGAACTGAGGAACAGCCACGAACAATTAGAAACGATTGCATTAGCGGCGCAATTGGAACAACAGCGATATCAAGACCTGTTTAACTTTGCCCCAGATGGTTATCTAGTCACGGATTCAAACGGCGTGATTCAAGAAGCCAATCAAGCCGCAGGTATGCTATTAGGGGTCAATCCCCCTGCATTAGTTCGCAAGGCATTATCTATCTACATTGCCAAGCAGGATCGTTCTCTATTTCGGACGCATTTAAACCAATGTTTGAGTCAGTTAACCTACGAGTTAACCATTCAACCGCACGGCGGCAATTCATTCCCCGCTACGGTCACCCTTTCGACGATCCGCGATGGAGAGGATCGACCGATCGGGATTCGGTGGCTGATTAAAGATATGACCGAGCGCAAACAGGCACAAGCAAAGCTGCAAGAAGCGGAGAGACGCTGGCGATTTTTGCTGGAAAACGTGCAATTAGCAGTAGTCGGACTCGATCTCAACGGTACTCTCAATTACGTTAATCCTTTCTGCTTGCAAATTACCGGTTACGCCGAATCGGAAGTATTGGGTCTGAACTGGTTTGAAACTTTTATATCCCCTGCCGATCGCCCACAAATTCAAAAGATATTTTCCGAAATATTAACATCGAACGCTCATACTTACTATCAGAATTTTATCGTTACCAAATCGGGAGAACAAAGGTTTATTGCTTGGAACAATACGCTATTGAGAGATTTAGCCGGAAATGCGATCGGCACGATCGGTATTGGCGAAGACATTACCGAACGACGCAAAATCGAGCAGATGAAAAATGAGTTTCTTGGCATTGTCAGCCACGAACTCCGCACCCCGCTGACTGCCATTCGAGCATCTTTGGGATTGCTGCAATCGGGAATGTACGACAACAAGCCAGAGAAGGTCAAACGCTTGATCGAGATCGCCGCCATCGATAGCGAACGCTTAGTGCGCTTAGTCAACGATATTCTCGATTTAGAACGCTTAGAGTCGGGTCGAGCGATCTTAGAGAAAACTACTTGCAAAGCCGCTGATTTGATGCAGCAAGCTGTAAATGCAGTGCAAGGGATCGCTTTGCCGCAAAATATCACTTTATCGATCCATCCTACCGATGTGGAAGTTTGGGCGGCGTCGGATGCGATCGTGCAAGTACTCACCAATCTGCTGACTAATGGGATTAAATTTTCCCCTCCCGATACTACTATTACTTTGCAAGCTCGACGACAAAACGGTCTGGTATTGTTCCAAGTTAGCGATCGGGGTAGGGGTATTCCCGCCGATAAATTAGAAGCGATTTTCGGCAGATTTCAACAAGTGGATGCCTCGGATTCTCGCGATAAAGGAGGAACTGGCTTGGGACTGGCCATTTGTCGCAGTATTATCGATCGACATGGCGGACGCATCTGGGCTGAAAGTACTCTGGGTATCGGCAGTACGTTTAATTTCACGTTGCCACTGCCATCAAAGCAAAATAATGAGCTTTAA
- the cbiQ gene encoding cobalt ECF transporter T component CbiQ, translating into MLLHVNAFQLDVDSKHATIWHSIAPRTRILCTLLLVFAIALTPNGRWWTWAIYGLGVSTLILLSRVTLPVLLKRIAVEFAFIAVVLLGTLFRRGGEVVFAWGAIEITSEGLIVLGSVTTKALLSLLMLNLLTLTTSISALLNGLVALKTPPLLVAILASMYRYINVLVGEFNAMRRAAASRNLTGNSSWHRQVIGNMMGVLFIRTYERGDRVYQAMLARGYRGVPPVLDVPPSGKKDFIALTLTLILTLLGQAVYLF; encoded by the coding sequence ATGTTACTGCACGTCAATGCTTTTCAACTAGATGTCGATAGCAAACACGCAACCATTTGGCATTCCATCGCACCTCGTACCCGCATCTTATGTACCCTTTTACTTGTATTTGCGATCGCCCTCACGCCAAACGGACGTTGGTGGACTTGGGCAATTTACGGACTAGGAGTATCGACGCTAATCTTACTCAGCCGGGTAACTCTGCCAGTACTGCTAAAACGAATCGCCGTTGAATTTGCTTTTATTGCCGTGGTGCTGTTAGGTACTTTATTCCGTCGGGGGGGTGAGGTAGTCTTTGCTTGGGGTGCGATCGAAATTACCAGCGAAGGTTTAATCGTATTGGGTAGCGTCACTACCAAAGCTCTATTATCTCTATTAATGCTAAATTTGCTTACTTTAACAACTTCAATTTCTGCTTTATTAAATGGTTTAGTAGCCTTAAAAACTCCTCCTTTATTAGTGGCGATTTTGGCATCTATGTATCGATATATTAACGTACTTGTCGGCGAATTTAATGCGATGCGTCGCGCTGCTGCCTCTCGCAATTTAACAGGTAATAGCAGTTGGCATCGTCAGGTGATTGGCAACATGATGGGAGTCTTATTTATTCGCACTTACGAAAGAGGCGATCGCGTTTATCAAGCTATGCTAGCACGAGGTTATCGAGGTGTACCCCCCGTGCTGGACGTTCCTCCCAGTGGAAAAAAAGACTTCATAGCTTTAACTTTAACTCTTATTTTAACTTTGCTCGGACAAGCAGTTTACTTATTTTAA
- a CDS encoding helix-hairpin-helix domain-containing protein — MSTFRSLSFAFSIASLVTLTSCGGNQNNVQSTSTPAASPNAGTTETVSHTTGHTGKPKININTAILSELDKLEAKLGVPALSNKIQSNRPYGKIEELVSKQVITQEQFDQVKDMVTIEDIVLTGEAKDVDYMTKLGLMKGHLLVARELLEQQQPKQAEPHIGHPVEEIYVDVEDQLNERNVKEFKTNLISLQDLVKSKPKDAKITTEFGNSMQAVDAAIQGIPQTQRNSPEFVLKVINGLLDAAKAEYGAAIANGKVTAAIEYQDSRGFVTYANDLYKGIADQMVKEYPDAHKAIETNMAELTKAWPSVIPPSAPVLTPDRVSELINAIELNTQKVTIKS; from the coding sequence ATGTCTACTTTTCGTTCCTTGTCTTTTGCTTTTTCGATCGCCAGTTTAGTTACCCTGACTTCTTGTGGCGGCAACCAAAACAACGTACAGAGTACCTCAACCCCAGCTGCTTCGCCCAATGCTGGCACTACAGAAACAGTCAGCCACACCACCGGTCATACTGGAAAGCCGAAAATCAATATTAATACGGCTATTTTGTCAGAATTAGATAAACTAGAAGCCAAATTAGGCGTACCAGCCCTATCTAACAAAATACAATCAAATCGACCTTACGGAAAAATCGAGGAATTAGTATCTAAACAAGTCATCACCCAAGAACAGTTTGACCAAGTTAAAGATATGGTGACAATTGAAGATATTGTCCTCACTGGTGAAGCGAAAGATGTTGATTACATGACCAAACTGGGGTTGATGAAGGGACATCTTTTAGTGGCAAGAGAATTGCTCGAACAGCAACAACCAAAACAAGCCGAACCTCACATCGGACACCCGGTTGAAGAAATTTATGTAGATGTAGAAGACCAATTAAACGAGCGAAATGTTAAAGAATTCAAGACAAATTTAATTAGTTTGCAAGATTTAGTAAAATCAAAACCGAAAGACGCCAAAATTACTACCGAGTTTGGCAATTCCATGCAGGCGGTAGATGCGGCGATCCAAGGAATACCCCAAACACAAAGAAATTCACCTGAATTTGTGCTAAAGGTAATAAACGGATTGCTGGATGCAGCGAAGGCCGAGTACGGGGCTGCGATCGCAAATGGCAAAGTAACGGCAGCCATCGAGTATCAAGACTCTCGCGGCTTCGTCACCTATGCCAACGACCTTTACAAAGGGATCGCCGACCAAATGGTAAAAGAGTATCCCGATGCTCACAAAGCCATTGAAACCAATATGGCTGAGTTAACCAAAGCTTGGCCCTCCGTGATTCCTCCCAGCGCACCAGTGCTAACTCCCGATCGAGTGTCCGAGTTGATTAACGCAATTGAGCTAAATACTCAAAAAGTAACGATTAAGAGTTAG
- a CDS encoding DUF1816 domain-containing protein, which yields MMTKKLVLNLPSFGKGNWWVEITTNEPFCKYYFGPFEHPQEAENLRPGYVEDLEKEGAKEIKAVIKRCQPAKLTIFEEKNRVESDGQRTY from the coding sequence ATGATGACAAAAAAACTCGTTTTGAATTTGCCATCATTTGGCAAAGGGAATTGGTGGGTAGAAATTACCACAAATGAGCCTTTTTGTAAGTATTACTTCGGCCCTTTTGAACATCCGCAAGAAGCGGAAAATTTACGACCGGGTTACGTGGAAGATTTAGAAAAAGAGGGGGCAAAAGAAATCAAAGCAGTTATCAAACGCTGTCAGCCAGCCAAGCTCACCATATTTGAAGAAAAAAATCGCGTTGAAAGTGATGGCCAGAGAACCTATTGA
- a CDS encoding FTR1 family protein — protein sequence MDFSSALPTFFITLREGVEAALVVGIVLALLKKAKQSQLNPWVYAGILAGIVASALVGVLFGWLFQLVGSLNPQYTSIIEPLLEAAFGVAAIAMLSWMLIWMTQQAKSLKSQIEGSVNAALKQETVAGWGVFTLIFIAVLREGFETVLFIVAKFQQGLIPAFGSLGGLAVAAGIGVLLFKWGVKINIRQFFQIMGVLLLLIVAGLVVSSLADFDEAMRNLSQVDRASESICFYYERFSKNPSCILGPMVWNATQILPQNKFPGIILHTLFGYPDKLYLVQTVGYLVFLSTIGGIYFRSLSGQTSASSKNGKKNSPNAETSIRPQ from the coding sequence ATGGATTTTAGTTCTGCCCTACCAACTTTTTTTATTACCCTGCGAGAAGGCGTAGAAGCAGCTTTAGTCGTAGGAATTGTATTGGCTTTATTGAAAAAAGCCAAGCAAAGCCAACTTAACCCTTGGGTTTATGCGGGAATATTAGCTGGGATTGTCGCCAGTGCGCTGGTAGGCGTGTTATTTGGCTGGCTATTTCAGTTGGTAGGGTCATTAAATCCCCAGTACACCTCTATAATCGAGCCATTGTTAGAAGCGGCGTTTGGGGTAGCTGCGATCGCCATGCTGAGTTGGATGCTGATCTGGATGACCCAACAAGCCAAATCTCTCAAATCACAAATTGAGGGTTCTGTCAATGCTGCGCTCAAACAAGAAACTGTGGCTGGATGGGGGGTTTTTACCCTAATTTTCATCGCTGTTTTACGAGAAGGCTTTGAGACAGTTTTGTTTATAGTTGCCAAATTTCAACAAGGTTTAATTCCCGCTTTCGGATCGCTGGGTGGATTAGCAGTAGCCGCTGGGATTGGCGTACTGTTATTTAAATGGGGCGTTAAAATTAACATCCGCCAATTCTTTCAAATTATGGGAGTTTTATTACTCCTGATCGTGGCGGGTTTAGTTGTCTCATCTTTAGCAGATTTTGATGAGGCGATGAGAAATTTATCGCAAGTCGATCGCGCTTCTGAATCAATTTGTTTTTACTACGAAAGATTTTCTAAAAATCCTTCTTGCATTTTAGGGCCAATGGTTTGGAACGCTACCCAAATTTTGCCACAAAACAAGTTTCCCGGCATCATACTCCATACCCTTTTCGGTTATCCTGACAAACTTTATCTAGTGCAAACCGTGGGTTATTTAGTGTTTTTGTCTACTATTGGTGGCATATATTTCCGCAGTTTGAGCGGTCAAACTTCTGCCTCTAGTAAAAATGGTAAGAAAAATTCACCAAATGCCGAAACTTCCATCCGTCCTCAGTAG
- a CDS encoding ATP-binding cassette domain-containing protein has product MHHNPIFIENLSYTYPDGTQALRGINLSIRANERVALIGANGSGKSTLQLHLNGILIPQEGEIKIGDWVVNPQNLREIRNFVGLVFQNPDNQLFMPTVWEDVAFGPMNQGLRGRELTNRVVQAMTAVSIDPERYSKRNTDNLSGGEKKRIAIAGVLAMNPQVLVFDEPSAQLDPRSRRQLIQLLQSLPLTQLIATHDLDMALELCDRTVVLSQGEVVFDGKTEQVMSDRDFLIQHSLELPLSYSRPYCVLKDAPTPVVSVPHHQVSHHH; this is encoded by the coding sequence ATGCACCATAACCCGATATTTATTGAAAATCTCAGTTATACTTACCCCGATGGTACCCAAGCTCTTAGGGGTATTAACTTATCAATTAGAGCCAACGAACGAGTAGCATTAATTGGGGCTAATGGTTCGGGAAAATCAACTTTGCAATTGCATCTTAACGGTATTTTGATCCCTCAAGAAGGAGAGATAAAAATAGGAGATTGGGTAGTAAATCCGCAAAATTTACGGGAAATTCGCAACTTTGTGGGTTTAGTATTTCAAAACCCCGATAATCAATTGTTTATGCCTACGGTTTGGGAAGATGTCGCTTTTGGCCCAATGAATCAGGGTTTGCGAGGTAGGGAACTGACAAACCGAGTCGTGCAAGCAATGACAGCCGTTAGCATCGATCCGGAGCGTTATAGTAAGCGAAATACGGATAATTTGTCTGGAGGAGAGAAGAAACGGATCGCGATCGCAGGGGTGTTAGCAATGAACCCCCAAGTGTTGGTTTTTGACGAACCTTCCGCTCAATTAGATCCTCGTTCTCGTCGTCAATTAATTCAATTGTTGCAAAGTTTACCTTTAACTCAACTGATTGCTACTCACGATCTGGATATGGCACTGGAACTTTGCGATCGCACGGTTGTTCTCAGTCAGGGTGAAGTCGTCTTTGATGGTAAAACCGAACAAGTAATGAGCGATCGCGATTTCTTAATTCAACATTCTTTAGAGTTACCCTTAAGTTACAGTCGTCCTTACTGCGTACTAAAAGATGCACCGACACCAGTTGTATCAGTACCGCATCATCAGGTAAGTCATCATCATTAA